A segment of the Catenuloplanes nepalensis genome:
CCGCGCCGCCCGCCGCGAATCCGCCGCCCGCGAACAACAGCCCGACCCAATACCAGATCAAGGGGTACGCGGACAAGTGCATCGATGCGCCGAAGGGTGCGGACGGCGTGGCGCTTCAGCTGTGGACGTGCACCGGCGGCGCGTCGCAGAAGTTCACGTTCGAGGACGGCACGATCCGGCACAAGGGCTTCTGCATGGACCTGGCCTGGGGCGAGACCGCGGACGGCACGCGCGTGCAGCTGGCGAGGTGCAACGGCGGCCAAGCGCAGCGCTTCAAGGTCAACGCCTCGCACGACCTGGTCAACACGGCGCTCGGCAAGTGCGTCGACGTGGTCGACTGGAACGACGCGAACGGCGCCGCGCTGCAACTGTGGACCTGCGAGGGCGAGACGAACCAGAAATGGTGGGCCAGCTGATCACATGCGGTGGTGATCCAGGCGTCATCGCAGTCGTTAGAACGACTGCGATGACGCCTGGATCACGGCTCACTCCGATTGCGAAGGTCAGTGACGCAGCGCGTCCGCGACCGGCCGCCGGGCGGTGGCCACCGCGGGCACGGCGGTGAGCGCGGCCACGACCAGCAGCACCACGGTCGCGGCCGCCACCAGCCACCACGCCGGGGCGTACGGTTCCGGCCCGTACGTCTCGTGGAAGAAGCGTTGGAGCGCGACGCCGAACAGCGCGCCGCCCGCCACGCCCGGCAGCGCCGGAAGCACCTGCGAGACCGCCAGCCCGAGGCCGGCCTGGGCCGGTGTCGCGCCGAGCGAGCGGGCGACCGCCAGCGGCTGCCGGGCGTCGAGCGCGGCCGTCGCGGTGGTGACGGCCGTGTTGAGCAGCGCGAGCCCGCACACCAGGACGATCAGCAGCACCGTGGCGGCCCGCAGGCGGTCACCGCCCACGTCCGGGATGACCGTGCCGCCCAGGTCCTCGGTGCCGGGTGCCTGCACCGCGCCGGTGAGCACGGCCGCGAGCGCGGTCATGGTGATCAGCGTGTTGACCGTGGTGAGCCGGGCGCGGCGCGCGCGGCGGGCGTTGATCCGCACGCCGAGCAGCAGCGCGACCGGCAACCGGCGGGACAGTCCGATCAGGAGCCGGCTGCGGCTGGGCGGTGTGGCGGCGTCGGCGAGCGCGTGGACAGTGTCGGTGCCGGCGGCGCGCAGCACCTGGCCGAGCGTGGCGGCCACCGCGATGGCCAGCGCGAGCGCGACCACCGGCCACACCAGCCCGGCCGGTGGTGGCGCGGTGCCGATCGTGCCCATCAGACCGACGCTCGGGCGGAACAGGACCGGCGCGGCGAGCCAGCCGGCGGCCAGCCCGGCCCCGGCCGCGACCAGCCCGATCAACAGGTATTCGGTCAGGTGGACGGCGGCGATCAGGCCCGGCCCGGCGCCGACCGCCTTGAGCAGGCCGACCCGGCGGCGCTGGGCGATCACGCGTCCGCCGACGATGCCGGCCACGCCGGTGACCGCCAGGCCGGTGAGCAGCCAGCTGCCGATCAGCAGCGTCTCGTACAGCGCGCCGTAGCGGCGGCCGGTGGTGTCGGCGAAGTCCTGCCAGCGCCGGACGTGCCAGCCCCGGAACGTCGTGTCCTTCTCGCCGGAGGGCAGGCGGGTGAACAACGGGGCCTGCGCCGGGTCCGCGATCGTCACGTTCAGGTTGTAGGAGATCGGCTGGGTGCCGGCCAGCGCCGGGATGTCGTCGCGGTGCACCCAGATCGCGCCGCCCTTCCAGACGTCGAGCGTGCTCGGCAGGTGCCAGTTCACGTTCGGGAACGGTGCGCGGGCGGCCGTCACCGCGAGGCCCTCCACGCGCAGCGCACGGCCGTTGACGGTCACGGTGTCGCCGGTCCGCATGCCGAACGCGTCCGCGAACGCCCGCTCCACCACCGCGCCGCCGGGCCGCACCCAGCCGCCCTCGGTCACGGCCGGCTGGTCGATCGTGACCGCGGCCTCGTCGCGTCCCTGCACCACGACGCGGGAGGACAGCGCACCAAAATCAAGATCCAGGAACAGCAGCGGGTACGGCCCGGAGGTGCCGGTCACGCCGGGCCGGGCCGCGATCGCCGCCAGCGCGTCCAGCGCCTCCGGCCCGGTGGCGCCCGGCTCGATCACCAGGTCCGGCCCGGCGGTGGCCGCGCGGGTCCGCTCGTACGGCCGGGAGGCCAGCTCGTTGAGCGTGAGCCCGAGCGTCAGCGTCGCGGTCGCGGCCGTGATCGCGACGACCAGCAGCACGGTCTCCGCCCTGCGCCGGCGCAGGTCACGGCGCAGCAGCCAGAGGACCATCCGCATCAGCGCGCCCCGGCCAGCATGCTGTCGTCCGCGAACGCGCCGTCCCGCATCGAGATGATCCGGTCCGCGACCGCGGCGATACGCGCGTCGTGGGTGACCACGACCAGCGTCTGGCCGGCCGTGCGCAGCTCCTCGAACAGCCGCAGCACCTCGCGGGTGGCCGCGCTGTCCAGGTTGCCGGTGGGCTCGTCCGCGAGCACGATCTGCGGCGCGTTGCTGAGCGCGCGGGCGATCGCGACGCGCTGGCGCTGGCCGCCGGAGAGCGCGGACGGCAGGTGGCCGGCGCGGTCGGCGAGCCCGACGCGGTCGAGCAGGTCCAGCGCGCGGCGGCGGGCGGCGCGGGGTGCGGTGCCGGCCAGTAGCGCGGCCATCTCGACGTTCTCCACCGCGGTCAGCTCGTCCATTAGGTGGAAGGACTGGAAGATCAGTCCGATGTGGTGGCGGCGCAGTTTCGCGAGCGCGCGCTCGCTCATCCGGTCGATGCGCTGCCCGGCCACCCACAGCTCGCCGCCGGTCGGGCGTTGCAGGCCGCCGAGCAGGTGCAGCAGCGTGGACTTGCCGCAGCCGCTCGGCCCCATGATCGCCAGGGATTGGCCGGCCGGCACGTCCAGGTCGACCTCGTCGACCGCGCGCACCAGCGAGTCGTTCCAGCCGTACCGCTTGGTCAGTGCGCGGGTGCGCAGCATCATGATCTCCGTCCGGTCCACGTGCGTTCGCACGCCTCCAGCCACTCCAAATCGGCCCGCAGCCGCAGCACCACGCCCTCCAGCAGCAGCGACGCGACGTCGTCCAGCTCCGGGGCGAGCGCGGCGCGCTGGGCGTCGCGGATGCGGCGCAGCACCTCGCGCCGCTGCGCGTCGACCAGGTCGACCGGGTCGGCGAGCCGGGCGGCCGCGGCGGCGACGAGTTTGAGGTGGAACTCGGTGATGTCCGGCCGCGGCCAGGTCACCTCGGACAGCCAGGCGGCGACGCGCTGCTGGCCGGCCGGGGTCAGGCGGTGCACGCGGCGGTCGGGGCGGTCCGCAAGGCCCGGGTCGTGCTCCGCGACGACCAGCCCGGCCCTGGTCAGCCGGCCGAGCGTCACGTAGATCTGGCCCGCGTTCATCGACTCGCCGAGCGGGCCGAGCGCGTCACGCAGCCGCGCCCGCAACTCGTACCCATGAGCGGGTTCCTTGGCCAGCATGGCCAGCACGACGTCCTGCACGGCGATATGGATAACGGTTATCTAGGGCCATGTCAAGCGTGGGTGCGCTCCCACGTCATGCGCAATGGGGTAGAGTCCGCTCGAAGAAATGGTCTGACCGCCATTTTAAAAGGCTTTTATAAGCGCGATTTAATCCGCCCCTAAAGACAAGTTAATGCAAGGACGGAAACGAACATGACTGACGTCCCGCCGCCGGCCCATCGGCATCGCGTGAGGCTGACGAAAGGGCGCCGGATCGCGGTCGTCACCGCGGCCGTTCTCGCGGTCGTGACCACGGTCGCGACCGCGGCGGCGCTGACCCTGACCGGCTCGCCGGACGTCGACCCGGCCGCGGCGGAGGTCCCGGTCGCGCCGGTCGCCGAGGTGTCCACGGCGCCGTCACCGTCGCAGTCACCGAGCGCCTCGCCGTCGCCGAGCGCGTCCGCGTCACCGTCCCCGTCGAAGACCGCGGCCGCCACCTCCGGCGACTGCGCGCGGCCGGTCGGCGACGGCCCGGTCGTCGAACTCACCCGGGTCGTGCTGCCCGCCGCGGTCGCCGGTTACGGCAACGAGGGCGACACCGACCCGCTGCCGACGGCGATCGCGGCCACCCCGTCCGGCGAGTCCTGGCTGGCCTGGCTCGGCACGACCGGCACAGTCCACCTGGGCAAACTCGGATGTGACGACAAGCTGGTGGGCACGCCGGTCAGCTTCACCGGCGTCGACCTGCAGGACGTGCAGGCGGACGCGAACGGCG
Coding sequences within it:
- a CDS encoding FtsX-like permease family protein — translated: MRMVLWLLRRDLRRRRAETVLLVVAITAATATLTLGLTLNELASRPYERTRAATAGPDLVIEPGATGPEALDALAAIAARPGVTGTSGPYPLLFLDLDFGALSSRVVVQGRDEAAVTIDQPAVTEGGWVRPGGAVVERAFADAFGMRTGDTVTVNGRALRVEGLAVTAARAPFPNVNWHLPSTLDVWKGGAIWVHRDDIPALAGTQPISYNLNVTIADPAQAPLFTRLPSGEKDTTFRGWHVRRWQDFADTTGRRYGALYETLLIGSWLLTGLAVTGVAGIVGGRVIAQRRRVGLLKAVGAGPGLIAAVHLTEYLLIGLVAAGAGLAAGWLAAPVLFRPSVGLMGTIGTAPPPAGLVWPVVALALAIAVAATLGQVLRAAGTDTVHALADAATPPSRSRLLIGLSRRLPVALLLGVRINARRARRARLTTVNTLITMTALAAVLTGAVQAPGTEDLGGTVIPDVGGDRLRAATVLLIVLVCGLALLNTAVTTATAALDARQPLAVARSLGATPAQAGLGLAVSQVLPALPGVAGGALFGVALQRFFHETYGPEPYAPAWWLVAAATVVLLVVAALTAVPAVATARRPVADALRH
- a CDS encoding ABC transporter ATP-binding protein, which encodes MRTHVDRTEIMMLRTRALTKRYGWNDSLVRAVDEVDLDVPAGQSLAIMGPSGCGKSTLLHLLGGLQRPTGGELWVAGQRIDRMSERALAKLRRHHIGLIFQSFHLMDELTAVENVEMAALLAGTAPRAARRRALDLLDRVGLADRAGHLPSALSGGQRQRVAIARALSNAPQIVLADEPTGNLDSAATREVLRLFEELRTAGQTLVVVTHDARIAAVADRIISMRDGAFADDSMLAGAR
- a CDS encoding PadR family transcriptional regulator translates to MQDVVLAMLAKEPAHGYELRARLRDALGPLGESMNAGQIYVTLGRLTRAGLVVAEHDPGLADRPDRRVHRLTPAGQQRVAAWLSEVTWPRPDITEFHLKLVAAAAARLADPVDLVDAQRREVLRRIRDAQRAALAPELDDVASLLLEGVVLRLRADLEWLEACERTWTGRRS